The following are encoded together in the Erwinia sp. E602 genome:
- the ilvL gene encoding ilv operon leader peptide, which yields MKALLRVISLVVINVVVIIITPCGATLGERKA from the coding sequence ATGAAAGCCCTTCTACGAGTCATTAGCCTAGTCGTCATTAACGTCGTCGTGATTATTATCACGCCGTGCGGGGCTACGCTCGGAGAAAGAAAGGCTTAA